Proteins co-encoded in one Dyella japonica A8 genomic window:
- a CDS encoding FAD:protein FMN transferase, translating into MTSSCPSSRVERARPLLGTTVKVLVQGMDAPRAHAAIDKAFAQVERVHALMSFHEPASDLSRLHRAPLGERVTVDAMTVEVLEEARQLAEMSGGVFDITIGGQLVRDGLLPSPQGACPPDPSAYWKDIELLETQVCLHRPLWMDLGGIAKGYAVDCAVHALKEHGVTHGVVNAGGDLRFIGTGPHQVAIDTMLPDRANIPALEVGEVAVATSTPRARAAHAAIPHRDALHRLPVGGDLLATVVAPRCVHADALTKVVLALGTQSDAMLRHYDAEAYLQSPAGEWTCIGQVIS; encoded by the coding sequence ATGACCTCGTCCTGTCCAAGCAGCCGGGTTGAGCGGGCACGCCCGCTGCTCGGCACGACGGTAAAGGTCCTGGTGCAGGGCATGGACGCACCGCGGGCGCATGCCGCCATCGACAAGGCCTTTGCGCAGGTGGAGCGTGTGCACGCGCTGATGAGCTTCCACGAACCGGCCAGTGACTTGTCGCGACTGCACCGCGCACCTCTGGGCGAGCGGGTCACGGTCGACGCCATGACGGTGGAGGTGCTTGAAGAGGCGCGGCAACTGGCGGAGATGTCCGGCGGCGTGTTCGACATCACCATCGGCGGCCAGCTGGTGCGTGACGGCTTGCTGCCTTCGCCCCAGGGCGCCTGTCCACCTGACCCTTCCGCGTACTGGAAGGACATCGAGTTGCTGGAAACGCAGGTTTGCCTGCATCGCCCCCTGTGGATGGATCTGGGCGGCATTGCCAAGGGCTATGCCGTTGACTGCGCGGTGCACGCGCTGAAGGAACACGGCGTGACCCATGGCGTGGTCAATGCCGGCGGCGACCTGCGCTTCATCGGAACGGGGCCGCATCAGGTGGCCATCGATACGATGCTGCCGGACAGGGCGAACATTCCCGCGCTGGAAGTCGGCGAAGTCGCGGTGGCGACGAGCACGCCACGGGCACGAGCGGCGCATGCCGCCATTCCACATCGTGATGCGCTGCACCGCTTGCCGGTCGGCGGCGATCTGCTGGCAACCGTCGTGGCCCCGCGTTGCGTGCACGCTGACGCGCTCACCAAGGTCGTGCTTGCCCTCGGCACGCAGAGCGATGCCATGCTCCGGCACTACGACGCGGAGGCCTATCTGCAAAGCCCCGCTGGCGAGTGGACCTGCATTGGCCAGGTGATTTCATGA
- a CDS encoding FMN-binding protein, which produces MKSRFLLIPAYALVVAAPVQATVYMSVEQAQAQMFPGATLTPDFVTLTPEQVKAIEKASDVNVLSPNLKAWRVSTGGWFIADQVVGKHEFIPFALALDDKGAVKSVEILEYRETYGDQVRNAAWRAQFTGKTHAAPLKLGTDIQNISGATLSSRHITDGVKRLLATYDLVLSKQPG; this is translated from the coding sequence ATGAAATCACGTTTCCTGCTGATTCCCGCCTACGCCCTGGTGGTCGCTGCCCCGGTGCAGGCCACGGTGTACATGAGTGTCGAACAGGCCCAGGCGCAGATGTTTCCTGGGGCCACGCTGACACCCGATTTCGTGACGCTCACGCCTGAACAGGTCAAGGCCATCGAGAAGGCGAGCGACGTCAATGTGCTCAGCCCCAACCTGAAGGCATGGCGGGTGTCCACCGGCGGCTGGTTCATCGCCGACCAGGTGGTGGGCAAGCACGAGTTCATCCCGTTCGCACTGGCGCTGGACGACAAGGGCGCCGTGAAGTCCGTGGAGATTCTCGAGTATCGGGAAACCTACGGTGACCAGGTGCGCAACGCAGCGTGGCGGGCGCAGTTCACGGGCAAGACGCACGCGGCACCCCTGAAGCTTGGCACCGACATCCAGAATATTTCGGGCGCGACCTTGTCGAGCCGGCACATTACAGATGGCGTGAAGCGACTGTTGGCGACTTATGACCTCGTCCTGTCCAAGCAGCCGGGTTGA